One Campylobacter concisus DNA window includes the following coding sequences:
- a CDS encoding potassium channel family protein → MSFLSRLLKFLNWSNSAKPEISLDTELYEQLKPFRFPLISVVLLLLFGTLGYIFIDNFSLIDAFYQAGMTFTTVGFTEVAPITPKGRIFTITFILVGFIIFTLSIGIVVEVLKRGTLISILKERRMLYKIARLKNHFVICYHNLYTIELSAQFRENHIPFVVVDDREDIAELAQIYKYPYFIKAQPHTQIAFLKTHLSSAKGLITLSPNIADNIALIASVRLYEKEIGRKKPYHIITNSDSEDDTQRLKKLGADNVVSPSRLVAQRLSAMSVRPDMENLLEQFLYTKSSPIDIEEILVPDYSWIRFKRLKETHLRNITNADVVGIRDINNKFIPMPNGDTLIGTGTKLLVIGTVDGIRLTKRLVKSKHKPEELKYV, encoded by the coding sequence ATGTCTTTTCTCTCAAGACTTTTAAAATTCCTCAACTGGTCAAACTCCGCAAAACCAGAAATAAGCCTAGATACTGAGCTTTACGAACAACTAAAACCTTTTAGATTTCCACTAATTTCAGTGGTACTACTGTTACTTTTTGGAACACTAGGTTATATCTTTATAGATAACTTCTCTCTCATAGATGCATTTTACCAAGCAGGTATGACCTTCACGACGGTCGGTTTTACCGAAGTTGCGCCCATAACTCCAAAGGGGCGAATTTTTACTATAACATTTATCCTTGTTGGCTTCATTATTTTTACGCTATCAATCGGTATCGTTGTAGAAGTTCTAAAAAGAGGCACATTAATTAGCATTTTAAAGGAAAGGCGTATGCTTTACAAGATCGCAAGACTAAAAAATCACTTCGTTATTTGTTATCACAACCTCTACACGATCGAGCTTAGCGCTCAGTTTCGTGAAAATCACATACCATTTGTGGTGGTTGATGACAGAGAAGATATCGCAGAATTAGCTCAAATTTACAAGTATCCATACTTCATAAAAGCTCAGCCTCACACTCAAATAGCCTTTTTAAAAACGCATCTATCAAGCGCAAAAGGACTAATCACTCTTAGCCCAAATATCGCTGACAATATCGCACTTATCGCATCTGTTAGACTTTATGAAAAAGAGATAGGCCGCAAAAAACCTTACCATATCATCACAAACTCCGATAGTGAAGATGACACACAAAGACTTAAAAAACTTGGTGCTGACAACGTCGTAAGCCCATCTCGCCTAGTCGCACAGCGTCTAAGTGCCATGAGTGTAAGACCTGATATGGAAAATTTACTCGAGCAATTTCTATACACAAAAAGCTCACCTATCGACATAGAAGAAATTCTTGTGCCTGACTACTCTTGGATCAGGTTTAAAAGACTAAAAGAGACGCACCTAAGAAATATCACAAATGCTGACGTGGTAGGCATTAGAGACATAAATAACAAATTTATCCCAATGCCAAATGGTGATACTCTAATTGGCACAGGCACAAAACTTTTAGTCATCGGTACAGTTGATGGCATACGTCTAACCAAACGCCTAGTAAAGAGCAAACACAAGCCAGAAGAGCTAAAATACGTTTAG